Proteins encoded together in one uncultured Desulfosarcina sp. window:
- a CDS encoding CpaF family protein has product MRLSDRIRSARDGQAFVPNTGGETVKPAGETYNTVKSLVHFRLVEVFDMEAIARMPRNELEASIRDTLQHITATENVPLNSRERSALVNDLINEILGFGPIEPLVQDSSVQDILVNGYESIYVERNGILQRVPLRFRDNSHLLQIIDKIVSAVGRRIDESSPMVDARLPDGSRVNVIVPPLALDGPMLSIRKFGSIPLTMERLIETLSLTPEMAAYLQSAIRAKLNILISGGTGAGKTTLLNVLSGYIPDNERIITIEDSAELQLKQPHVGRLEARPANIEGRGEVTLSDLVKNSLRMRPDRIIVGEARGGEVVDMLQAMNTGHPGSMSTIHTNSPKDALARMEVMLSMGNAQFSEQGMRGLIASAIHIIVQLSRLPDGQRRVVSITEIEGFEGAAIGMQDVVRFVQEGIDTEGRTHGRFQASGKPSRFEEHIRSYGMDVPPELYTLNRKV; this is encoded by the coding sequence ATGAGGTTGAGCGACCGCATCCGATCCGCCCGTGATGGACAGGCGTTCGTCCCCAACACCGGCGGCGAAACTGTCAAGCCGGCCGGCGAAACCTACAACACGGTCAAATCGCTGGTGCATTTCCGGCTGGTGGAGGTCTTCGACATGGAGGCCATCGCCCGGATGCCGCGCAACGAACTCGAAGCCTCCATCCGGGACACCCTGCAGCACATCACCGCTACCGAGAATGTGCCCCTCAACAGCCGCGAGCGCAGCGCCCTGGTCAACGACCTGATCAACGAGATCCTGGGTTTCGGCCCTATCGAACCCCTCGTACAGGACAGCAGCGTCCAGGACATCCTGGTCAACGGCTACGAGAGCATCTATGTGGAACGCAACGGCATCCTGCAGCGCGTCCCGCTGCGGTTCCGGGACAACAGCCATCTGCTGCAGATCATCGACAAGATCGTCTCGGCCGTGGGGCGCCGCATCGACGAATCCTCGCCCATGGTGGACGCCCGCTTGCCGGACGGCTCGCGGGTCAACGTGATCGTGCCCCCCCTGGCCCTGGACGGCCCCATGCTTTCGATCCGCAAGTTCGGCAGCATCCCTTTGACCATGGAGCGGCTGATCGAGACCCTTTCCCTGACTCCGGAGATGGCCGCCTATCTGCAAAGCGCCATCCGCGCCAAGCTCAACATTCTTATTTCCGGGGGCACCGGCGCCGGCAAGACCACGCTTCTCAACGTGCTTTCCGGATACATCCCGGACAACGAACGCATCATCACCATCGAGGACAGCGCCGAACTGCAGCTCAAGCAGCCCCACGTGGGGCGCCTGGAAGCCCGCCCGGCAAACATCGAGGGCCGCGGGGAGGTCACCCTCTCCGACCTGGTGAAAAACAGCCTGCGCATGCGCCCGGACCGCATCATCGTGGGCGAGGCGCGCGGCGGCGAGGTGGTGGACATGCTCCAGGCCATGAACACCGGGCACCCGGGCTCCATGTCCACCATCCACACCAATTCGCCCAAAGACGCCCTGGCCCGCATGGAGGTAATGCTGAGCATGGGCAACGCCCAGTTCTCCGAGCAGGGCATGCGCGGGCTCATCGCCAGCGCCATCCATATCATCGTACAGCTTTCCCGCCTGCCCGACGGACAGCGACGGGTGGTCTCGATCACCGAAATCGAGGGTTTCGAAGGCGCCGCCATCGGCATGCAGGACGTCGTCCGTTTCGTACAGGAGGGCATCGATACCGAGGGTCGGACCCACGGCCGGTTCCAAGCTTCCGGTAAGCCGTCCCGCTTCGAGGAGCATATCCGCTCCTACGGCATGGACGTCCCTCCGGAGCTGTACACCCTGAACAGGAAAGTCTGA
- a CDS encoding type II secretion system F family protein, with protein sequence MQMVLPLLVFLFCFSLTMAVYLLFADRQRLRKQRLLDRLAAETADSGQNRPAVRAARIRGPLERRLSQWVDLAPLARLLQSAGQPLSMDRFLAACLALGGVLAIVVLCLLSSPAAAVLAMALGMVLPPAWLHVKCRRRQELLVRQLPEAIDMITRAIRAGQSVDGALREVGRSMPAPVGVEIRTIYSEIAMGFPFDVAVRNFEKRFPAIPDVKILCAAFVLQKETGGNLSAILGNLSTTIRERFKLMLQIRAITAEGRVTIVILGLIPVVFSMITWLVNPEYIRVLFVHPAGKLLLLLAIFLELAGFVIMRQLIRIRV encoded by the coding sequence ATGCAAATGGTGCTCCCATTGCTCGTTTTCCTGTTCTGCTTTTCTCTGACGATGGCCGTCTACCTGCTTTTTGCGGACCGGCAGCGGCTGCGCAAGCAACGGCTGCTGGACCGTCTGGCGGCGGAGACGGCCGACAGCGGACAAAACCGGCCAGCGGTCAGGGCCGCCAGGATCCGGGGTCCCCTGGAACGGCGTCTTTCCCAATGGGTGGATCTGGCGCCGCTGGCCCGGCTGCTGCAATCGGCGGGGCAGCCGCTGTCCATGGACCGTTTTCTCGCCGCCTGCCTGGCCCTGGGCGGAGTCCTGGCCATCGTTGTCCTCTGCCTGCTTTCCAGCCCGGCAGCGGCGGTGCTGGCCATGGCGCTGGGCATGGTCCTGCCGCCAGCCTGGCTGCACGTCAAGTGCCGGCGCAGGCAAGAGCTGCTGGTGCGGCAGCTTCCCGAGGCCATCGACATGATCACGCGGGCCATCCGTGCCGGCCAGAGTGTGGACGGGGCCCTGCGGGAAGTGGGCCGCTCCATGCCCGCACCGGTGGGCGTTGAAATCCGCACCATCTACAGCGAAATCGCCATGGGCTTTCCCTTCGATGTTGCCGTGCGCAATTTCGAAAAGCGCTTCCCCGCCATCCCGGACGTGAAAATCCTTTGCGCCGCCTTCGTGCTGCAAAAGGAAACCGGCGGAAACCTGAGCGCCATCTTAGGCAACCTGTCCACCACGATCCGGGAGCGTTTCAAACTCATGCTTCAGATCCGGGCCATCACCGCCGAAGGGCGCGTGACCATCGTGATCCTGGGGCTGATCCCGGTGGTATTTTCAATGATTACCTGGCTGGTCAATCCCGAGTATATTCGGGTCCTGTTCGTTCATCCGGCCGGGAAACTGCTTCTGCTGCTGGCGATTTTCCTGGAACTGGCCGGTTTCGTGATCATGCGGCAGTTGATACGCATCCGCGTCTGA
- a CDS encoding type II secretion system F family protein, with translation MSLYTAIIGTTTFALVSGGLFVGYLHLERWYWRAALLRRLSGTGTSPMDIVRPLLQGLRRLLLRLGEAAMPADETEITDRRRLLSFAGYRSRRALLLYYGSKILLALSLGGGYLMLLLLAGPPGLRDLIFVFFPLAAGYYLPGVVLRYLVDKRKQQIFHELPDTLDLLLICMEAGLSFDTALQRVSRELSAIAPVLSRELGRYYYEIKSGLSRETVLKNLAERNGERSLTNVVQVLIQSLRFGTDIAEALRVYSDSLRTERMRVAEEKGAKISTKLTFPMILLILPALMIVILGPALINLMERMY, from the coding sequence ATGAGCCTGTACACGGCGATCATCGGTACGACGACCTTCGCCCTGGTTTCCGGCGGCCTTTTCGTCGGCTACCTGCACCTGGAAAGGTGGTACTGGCGCGCCGCGCTGCTGCGCCGGCTTTCCGGCACGGGAACCTCGCCCATGGACATTGTCCGGCCCCTGCTGCAGGGGCTGCGCCGCCTGCTGCTGCGCCTGGGGGAGGCGGCCATGCCCGCGGACGAGACCGAGATCACGGACCGGCGTCGGCTTTTGAGTTTCGCCGGCTATCGTTCGCGCCGGGCCCTGTTGCTGTATTACGGCAGCAAGATCCTGCTGGCCCTTTCCCTGGGCGGGGGCTACCTGATGCTGCTCCTTCTGGCCGGCCCTCCTGGGCTCCGGGATCTGATTTTCGTCTTCTTCCCCCTGGCAGCCGGCTACTACCTGCCCGGAGTAGTGCTGCGCTACCTGGTGGACAAACGCAAACAGCAGATTTTTCATGAACTGCCCGACACCCTCGACCTGCTGCTCATCTGTATGGAGGCCGGCTTGAGTTTCGACACGGCCCTTCAACGGGTCAGCAGGGAACTGTCCGCCATTGCGCCGGTATTGTCCCGGGAATTGGGACGCTACTACTACGAAATCAAGAGCGGGCTCTCCCGGGAAACCGTGCTGAAAAACCTGGCCGAGCGCAACGGGGAGCGCAGCCTGACCAACGTGGTGCAGGTGCTGATCCAGTCCCTGCGGTTCGGCACCGACATTGCCGAGGCCCTGCGGGTTTACTCGGACAGCCTGCGCACGGAACGCATGCGGGTGGCGGAGGAAAAAGGCGCCAAGATCTCCACCAAGCTGACCTTCCCCATGATCCTGCTGATTCTGCCGGCCCTGATGATCGTCATTCTGGGTCCGGCCCTGATCAACCTGATGGAGCGGATGTACTGA
- a CDS encoding tetratricopeptide repeat protein — MKPTQWLTIAATAMLLLSSGCSTDKAGRTDVGAEPVDPAAAAPAPERWPREKATPDHLALAKELVERGYYQVALGQLEESGKTREHTAEVYTLMGTCHQKLGDLDKAADCFRRALKAEKNYGPAHNGLGINAGLQNDPQAAVAALEAAVGSNPARADFYNNLGMARMTAGDLTGAEAAFRQSLALDSGFRRAAHNLAVCAGLAGREKEALTRLMELFPKATALNNLGAIREMKGELAGAAALYRQALALDPQLDLARRNLERLEDSAGPTVKEKTNLP, encoded by the coding sequence ATGAAACCAACCCAATGGTTAACCATAGCGGCAACAGCGATGCTGCTTTTATCGTCGGGCTGTTCGACGGACAAGGCCGGACGCACGGACGTGGGTGCCGAACCGGTCGATCCTGCCGCCGCCGCACCGGCGCCGGAACGGTGGCCCAGGGAGAAGGCAACCCCGGATCATCTGGCCCTGGCAAAAGAACTCGTGGAACGGGGATACTACCAGGTAGCCCTGGGACAACTCGAAGAAAGCGGGAAAACCCGGGAACATACGGCCGAGGTGTACACCCTGATGGGGACCTGCCACCAGAAACTCGGCGACCTCGACAAAGCGGCCGACTGTTTCCGGCGGGCCCTGAAAGCGGAGAAAAACTACGGCCCGGCCCACAACGGCCTCGGCATCAACGCCGGCCTGCAGAACGACCCGCAAGCCGCCGTGGCCGCATTGGAGGCGGCGGTGGGCAGCAACCCGGCCCGGGCCGATTTTTACAACAACCTGGGAATGGCCCGCATGACCGCCGGGGATCTGACCGGAGCCGAAGCGGCCTTTCGCCAGAGCCTTGCCCTGGACAGCGGCTTCCGGCGGGCCGCGCACAACCTGGCCGTGTGCGCCGGTCTGGCAGGTCGGGAAAAAGAGGCGCTGACCCGCCTGATGGAACTGTTCCCCAAGGCCACGGCCCTCAACAACCTCGGCGCCATCCGTGAAATGAAAGGCGAGCTGGCCGGGGCAGCGGCCCTGTATCGCCAGGCCCTGGCCCTCGATCCGCAGCTCGACCTCGCCCGCCGCAACCTGGAAAGGCTGGAGGATTCGGCGGGGCCGACTGTAAAAGAGAAAACCAATCTCCCCTGA
- a CDS encoding pilus assembly protein TadG-related protein encodes MTPPHRILSNNRGAIALISVLVLSVLILVFALVLDTGFSFTSKSRIEQAVEAAAMAGAKGLCSGNAVAAAIQMAIDNGIEDAADEDVLTVVPGFYDENDSYEDFPIYRNFAVDPDSSTLENEAVDRLSGAGLHYDNAVLVICNKRIDSLSGGLLGQGSTTVSAAAVAFLSRKDLLTLDGDITVDRRFRSGYPLFRDTIIHANGDISFNGGETLEGETVVTATGQIENCPGACYARMPKVAVPPLEVVVEERRQLAEEAGTLVEGAHWPDDYEWHEAPFGWCRNRWGVITIAFTPGDHNGAVYFLAAEDESGAGTPVTSVTVHPPPDDDLDRAAWNFTLATDVSALNFKSPRQLYDNPIILGETAEKTVHFYSTETILFNPIYLHYQAYNYLFKGIVFRCKRFEHVWYSRSSDESRFQKIRVIAEEVSFTGRYASDPLLDGLFGPPCTPRLVHLAYPKLTDS; translated from the coding sequence GTGACACCGCCCCATCGCATTCTCTCCAATAACCGGGGGGCCATCGCCCTAATTTCGGTCCTGGTGTTGAGCGTTTTGATCCTGGTGTTCGCCCTGGTGCTGGACACCGGCTTTTCCTTCACCTCCAAAAGCCGCATCGAGCAGGCTGTGGAGGCGGCGGCCATGGCCGGTGCCAAAGGGCTGTGCAGCGGAAATGCCGTAGCGGCAGCCATCCAGATGGCCATTGACAATGGAATCGAGGATGCCGCCGATGAAGACGTGCTGACCGTGGTTCCGGGCTTCTACGATGAGAACGACAGCTATGAAGATTTCCCGATCTATCGCAACTTCGCCGTTGATCCGGACAGCAGCACCCTGGAAAACGAAGCTGTGGACCGGCTCAGCGGCGCCGGCCTGCATTATGACAACGCGGTCCTGGTGATCTGCAATAAGCGGATCGACAGTTTGTCCGGAGGCCTTTTGGGGCAGGGCAGTACCACGGTGTCGGCCGCGGCCGTCGCTTTTCTGTCCCGCAAGGATCTCCTTACGCTGGACGGCGACATTACGGTCGATCGCCGGTTTCGTAGCGGTTACCCTCTTTTTCGGGATACCATCATTCATGCCAACGGCGATATTTCTTTTAACGGGGGCGAAACCTTAGAAGGGGAAACGGTCGTTACGGCCACCGGGCAGATCGAGAACTGCCCCGGCGCCTGTTACGCGAGAATGCCGAAAGTCGCGGTGCCCCCACTGGAGGTGGTCGTAGAAGAACGGCGTCAACTCGCCGAGGAGGCGGGAACCCTGGTGGAGGGGGCCCATTGGCCGGATGACTACGAATGGCACGAGGCGCCTTTTGGCTGGTGTAGAAATCGGTGGGGTGTGATCACTATCGCCTTTACTCCCGGTGATCACAATGGAGCGGTGTATTTCCTGGCTGCCGAAGATGAGAGCGGGGCCGGTACCCCGGTAACATCTGTTACCGTCCACCCCCCCCCGGACGACGACCTTGACCGGGCCGCCTGGAATTTTACACTGGCCACCGACGTTTCTGCACTCAATTTCAAATCTCCAAGGCAATTATATGACAACCCCATAATTCTGGGAGAGACAGCAGAAAAAACAGTCCATTTTTACTCGACCGAAACAATTTTGTTCAATCCGATATATCTGCACTACCAGGCTTATAACTATCTTTTTAAGGGCATTGTCTTTCGCTGCAAACGTTTCGAACATGTTTGGTACAGTCGGAGTTCCGATGAAAGCCGTTTCCAGAAAATTCGGGTCATTGCTGAGGAGGTTTCTTTTACAGGACGGTATGCATCAGATCCTTTATTAGACGGGCTCTTCGGCCCGCCCTGCACACCCCGCCTTGTCCACCTGGCATATCCCAAGCTTACCGATAGCTGA
- a CDS encoding fused MFS/spermidine synthase — protein sequence MARALILLVCFFSGFSALVCEVVWTRMLVPVIGNTVCAAGMVTGVFMGGLALGGYIGGRLPGGSTTRRRWRTYAGLEAGIGLWAFLFPFFNLFLLSLNLPGSGILRSAFHGLLLLPPSLLMGATFPVVGSICIADRRHTGRDAALIYGFNTLGGTAGVLAAGFFLVRELGSRHSLFLAGTISLGLALAAVIAASGKNKVPKEQSEPFRPLSPIGGQKPVGRSTAFRPWLIALGAGVAGFCSLAYELVWTRLLALILQNSVYAFSLILAGFLAGIGVGSLLVAPALRRRWPSLPLFGGIQILCGVTCFFAPMIFYLPQRPGEISYLSFLLTRPFFLVLVPMVLSGSLVPLAVDLIHRYGAGVGRALGSVYAANGAGSVLGALLAGFIMIPFLGCRWSSLLLFGLQVAFGTALLAGGRKTMTMRLATGIAGLAVIAVGIVMMPDHLVRQRYAEAAVAEQPVYFNEGRVATTAITRNPNGNLILYLNGIPEVINDRPALRTFRLMALLPYLVQPDPGEALMITFGAGISAGLAVHLYPRVTCVELNETCRKIAHIFRKDNHNVLAADNLALAIDDGRHYLARSRGRYAAIITDATHPHSYDSWILFTREFYRLCKDRLSDGGAFCQWLPLHGLAPRQFRTILNTAADVFPDLSVWVVDNAYCLILAGRQPLRLIPGRLAAVMNRADLRPFLSPVGLDNPYAVMNCFLATKKGLGRVLDSEDRVNTDDRPHNQFFPLSVSGFDRLKWHVANLRQLAGCREKIVLFSNTSGGDHDPSS from the coding sequence ATGGCGCGCGCCTTAATCCTGCTGGTCTGCTTTTTTTCCGGTTTCTCCGCCCTGGTTTGCGAGGTGGTGTGGACCCGCATGCTGGTGCCGGTGATCGGAAACACCGTTTGCGCCGCCGGTATGGTCACCGGTGTCTTCATGGGCGGCCTGGCCCTGGGCGGATATATTGGCGGGCGGCTTCCCGGCGGCTCGACAACAAGGAGACGCTGGCGAACCTACGCCGGTCTGGAGGCCGGTATCGGTCTTTGGGCCTTCCTGTTTCCCTTTTTCAATCTGTTCCTGTTATCATTGAATTTGCCCGGCTCCGGCATCTTACGGTCAGCCTTCCACGGATTGCTGCTGCTGCCGCCCAGTCTGCTCATGGGGGCTACGTTTCCGGTTGTCGGGTCGATTTGTATTGCCGATCGCAGGCACACCGGAAGGGATGCGGCCCTGATTTACGGCTTCAATACGCTGGGAGGAACGGCCGGGGTGCTGGCCGCCGGTTTTTTTTTAGTTCGCGAGTTGGGCAGCCGGCATTCCCTTTTCCTGGCCGGCACCATCAGCCTCGGCCTGGCTTTGGCGGCGGTTATTGCGGCATCGGGTAAAAACAAGGTTCCCAAGGAACAATCCGAACCGTTTCGGCCTCTATCGCCCATTGGAGGCCAAAAGCCGGTTGGCCGGTCAACTGCCTTTAGACCGTGGCTGATCGCCTTGGGCGCCGGTGTGGCGGGTTTCTGTTCGTTGGCCTATGAACTGGTGTGGACCCGCTTGTTGGCCCTGATCCTGCAAAATTCGGTCTATGCGTTTTCGTTGATCTTGGCCGGATTCCTGGCCGGAATCGGGGTCGGCAGCCTGTTGGTCGCCCCGGCGCTGCGCCGCAGATGGCCTTCGCTGCCCCTGTTTGGGGGGATTCAGATTCTGTGCGGCGTCACATGTTTTTTTGCTCCCATGATATTTTACCTGCCACAACGGCCGGGAGAGATTTCCTACCTTTCCTTTCTGTTGACCCGGCCTTTTTTCCTCGTATTGGTCCCCATGGTCCTAAGCGGCAGCCTCGTGCCGCTGGCCGTCGACCTGATCCACCGATATGGGGCCGGGGTCGGACGCGCCCTGGGCAGCGTTTATGCCGCCAATGGCGCGGGTTCGGTATTGGGCGCCCTTTTGGCCGGTTTTATCATGATCCCCTTTTTAGGCTGCCGGTGGAGCAGTCTTTTGCTGTTCGGGCTACAGGTAGCCTTCGGTACCGCGCTTTTGGCCGGCGGCCGAAAAACGATGACGATGCGCCTGGCCACGGGGATCGCCGGCCTGGCGGTCATTGCCGTTGGGATTGTTATGATGCCGGATCACCTGGTCAGGCAGCGTTACGCGGAGGCGGCCGTTGCCGAACAGCCGGTTTATTTCAACGAAGGACGGGTGGCCACGACTGCGATCACCCGCAACCCAAACGGAAACCTGATCCTGTATCTCAACGGCATCCCCGAGGTGATCAACGACCGTCCGGCCCTGCGCACTTTCCGGCTCATGGCCCTGCTTCCCTACCTTGTACAACCCGATCCGGGCGAGGCCCTGATGATTACTTTCGGCGCCGGAATCAGTGCCGGCCTGGCGGTCCACCTTTACCCCCGGGTGACCTGCGTGGAACTCAACGAAACCTGCCGCAAAATCGCGCATATTTTTCGCAAGGACAATCATAACGTGCTGGCCGCCGACAACCTGGCCCTCGCCATCGATGACGGCCGACACTACCTGGCCCGGTCCCGAGGGCGCTACGCGGCCATCATCACCGATGCCACCCATCCCCACAGCTACGACAGTTGGATTTTGTTCACCCGCGAATTCTATCGGTTGTGCAAAGATCGTCTATCTGACGGGGGCGCGTTTTGCCAGTGGCTACCCCTGCATGGACTGGCGCCGCGGCAGTTCCGCACGATTCTCAACACGGCTGCGGATGTTTTTCCGGATCTCAGCGTTTGGGTGGTCGATAACGCCTACTGCCTGATATTGGCCGGACGGCAGCCGCTGCGGCTGATTCCCGGTCGGTTGGCGGCAGTCATGAATCGCGCCGACCTGCGACCGTTTCTGAGCCCTGTCGGCCTGGACAACCCGTATGCCGTCATGAACTGTTTCCTGGCTACCAAGAAAGGGTTGGGCCGGGTGCTTGACAGCGAGGACCGGGTCAATACCGACGACAGACCCCACAATCAATTCTTTCCCCTTTCGGTCAGCGGATTCGACCGCCTGAAATGGCATGTCGCCAATCTTCGGCAGCTGGCCGGATGCCGGGAAAAAATCGTTCTATTCAGCAACACATCAGGAGGTGACCATGACCCTTCATCCTAA
- a CDS encoding peptidylprolyl isomerase — MMWSAGGCLSAEAADSPAAKPADDDVLARIGDRTITRQEIDLRVSKMAQKRRRKPSDTEIATLVDQLVEQTLFAEEARCLNLDKDPQVQMLIQETLDKMLANLYVYRHLLPGVQVSEAEVADYYKAHKSQWKQPETVHARHILLRVDRQATASVVQTVEAKALEIRRRLAAGEDFAQLAKMLSEDTGTRNKGGDLGFFDRKGKAKPISDAAFSLKDGEIGQPVRSSVGYHILQTLEHQPAGVKTLESVRGDIRSHLLREKKMSAAKKDRLLLERKYNVYVSDSVGSKKKADGK; from the coding sequence ATGATGTGGAGCGCAGGCGGTTGCCTTTCTGCCGAGGCGGCGGATTCTCCGGCGGCGAAACCGGCGGACGACGATGTCCTGGCCCGTATCGGCGACCGCACGATCACCCGGCAGGAAATAGATCTGCGCGTCAGTAAGATGGCGCAAAAACGGCGCCGAAAGCCTTCCGATACAGAGATCGCGACCCTTGTCGATCAGTTGGTGGAGCAGACCCTGTTTGCCGAGGAGGCCCGCTGCCTGAATCTGGACAAAGACCCGCAGGTTCAGATGCTGATCCAGGAGACATTGGACAAGATGCTGGCCAATCTCTATGTGTACCGGCATCTGCTGCCCGGCGTGCAGGTCTCCGAGGCCGAGGTGGCCGATTACTACAAAGCGCATAAAAGCCAGTGGAAACAGCCCGAGACGGTCCATGCCCGTCACATCCTGCTGCGTGTCGATCGGCAGGCGACTGCCTCGGTGGTGCAAACGGTGGAAGCCAAGGCTCTTGAAATCCGCCGGCGCCTTGCCGCCGGCGAGGATTTCGCACAGTTGGCAAAAATGCTTTCGGAGGACACCGGCACCAGGAACAAGGGGGGGGATCTGGGATTTTTCGACCGCAAGGGCAAGGCCAAACCCATTTCCGATGCGGCCTTTTCCCTGAAGGACGGCGAGATCGGCCAGCCGGTGAGAAGTTCGGTGGGGTACCATATCCTGCAGACCCTGGAGCACCAGCCAGCCGGTGTAAAGACCCTGGAGTCCGTCAGGGGGGATATACGGTCCCATCTGCTGCGCGAGAAAAAAATGTCAGCCGCAAAAAAAGACCGCCTGCTGCTGGAGCGGAAATACAACGTCTATGTGAGCGATTCGGTGGGTTCGAAAAAGAAAGCCGATGGGAAATAA
- a CDS encoding VPLPA-CTERM sorting domain-containing protein has protein sequence MKKAIVISILIFGLLASGPASAQYLWMDVIGEQTAATGDEITINFYAHAETADELSLFNVDVGFDDNELDYTSLTYASGFSEMTGFGLSATYTYDGSDAFTGASLIATVNGDPGTSSTIAMSAGDDQLLFSIVFTVTDVEYDWTGEDVWVEWYGGGVIAGVFWSGASAVEDVGTSSADATALGDGGADFAAPVPVPAAAWLLGSGLLGLVGLRRRSR, from the coding sequence GTGAAAAAGGCAATCGTTATCAGTATTTTAATTTTTGGACTGCTGGCCTCCGGGCCAGCCTCGGCTCAGTATCTTTGGATGGATGTCATTGGGGAGCAGACTGCGGCGACCGGCGATGAAATCACTATCAATTTTTATGCCCATGCCGAAACAGCTGACGAACTCAGTCTATTCAACGTTGATGTTGGGTTCGACGACAATGAGTTGGACTACACCAGCTTGACCTATGCCAGCGGCTTTTCCGAAATGACAGGCTTTGGACTGTCGGCGACCTATACGTACGACGGGTCCGATGCTTTCACCGGGGCGAGCCTTATCGCTACGGTAAACGGTGATCCTGGTACCTCTTCGACTATTGCCATGTCGGCTGGTGATGATCAGTTGCTGTTTTCCATCGTATTTACCGTTACCGACGTTGAATATGACTGGACCGGAGAGGATGTCTGGGTGGAATGGTACGGTGGCGGTGTCATAGCGGGTGTTTTCTGGAGTGGAGCATCCGCAGTGGAAGACGTTGGCACCTCCTCTGCGGATGCCACGGCTCTTGGCGATGGCGGCGCTGATTTTGCTGCACCCGTCCCGGTGCCTGCCGCCGCCTGGTTGCTGGGTTCCGGCCTGCTGGGCCTGGTCGGCCTGCGGCGCCGCAGCCGCTAA